TGCCCCCGGGCGGGGATGAAATCGAAGGGGAGACCATCATCTGCGGGACGGTCAGCGTGCCGGAGAATTACGACGACCCCGACGGCAATCGCATACCACTGTCATACGCTCTGCTCAAGGCCAGCGGCGACTCGCCCGCGCCCGATCCGGTCATCTTCCTGCACGGCGGGCCGGGGTCCGGTGAACTGCTGACCCTGGCGACTTTCGTCGAAGATTTCGCCACCGTGCGTCAGGACCGGGATGTGCTTGTCTTTGATCAACGGGGCGCCGGTTTCTCGAACGCCCCGCTCGATTGCGCCATGGATTTGATTGAGCGGGAAGAAGAGATCGCCGACGCTGTGGCCCAGGCCTCGCCCGAGGATGCTGACAAGCTGAGGCAGGCGAAAATTCTGGAAATATGCGCGCAAGCTGCACAGGAGCGAGGCGTAGACCTCTCCCAGTACAACACCATCAACAACGCCCGTGACGTGCAATCCGTAGTCACCGCGCTGGGATACGAAGACTTCAACCTCTACGGCCATTCGTATGGCACAAAACTGGCGCTTGAGACCATGCGGCAACAGCCGGCGGGGCTGCGCAGCGTAGTCGTTGATTCGGTGGCGCCGCCCGACATAGAGCTCTATGCACGCTCCCGTGAACCCGCGCTCGAGGCCGCCCAGGCGCTCTTCGCCGCTTGCGCCGCTGGCGATGCCTGCAACGCCGCCTATCCCGATCTGGAGGCGCGCTTCAACCTCTTGATGGCGCAGCTTGAGCAAGCACCCATTGTCGTGAATGAAGAACAATCCATCACGCCGGCGGAGGTGATTGCGCTTTTCAATTTGCGCAATAGCCGTTATAACGGACCCGGCATCTCTGCCCACCTTCCCCGCATGATCGCCGAGCTTGAGCAGGGCGTGACCGACACCTATGATGGGCTGATGGATGGTTCGCTCTTGCCGCCCTCGCCCTTCGATGACGAAGAGTTCGTCCTCGATGAGGAAGAGAGCCCGCCGGAGCTGACGCTTGCTGAAACCTTCAACTTTGCGGCAAATTCAACCGAATCTCTGCAGGCCGATCCAGAAGCCAAGCGCGTCTATTTTGCATTGCCGCAGCAGCCAGCGACCCAGGCGATCTTGCTCGATTTCATCGACCAATACATCCCCGCCGCCGACAGCGCCGCGCTTCTGGAAACCGCCCAGGCCATGAGCAACGACGATGTCGCCGAACTCTACACCTTGATCCGCAAATTCGCCGCATATCAGCCCAACCCGGTCATGGCGACGATCATCGTTCCCTTGCACCTCTTTGTCTGCAACGAATCCATCCCCTTCAACACCATGGAGGGGGCCAAGGCGTATATCGAATCGGCGCCGATCCCGGCCATGACCCAGGGTGCGCTGGCCAACGCGGCCAACAGCATCGAGTTGTGCGACGGCATGCCCACGGGAACGGTCGACGACTCCTTCCATGACCCTGTTGCCAGCGACGTCCCCACCCTGGTGATGGTCGGGCTGAACGACACCCAGACCGCGGCAAGTTGGGGGAGCGTGGCGCTGGAAACCCTCTCCAACGGAACGCTGGCGACCTTCCCGGAGAGCGGACACGGCGTCTACCAGTTTTCACAGTGCGCCAGAGAGATGGGCGCGGCCTTCTTCAACCAGCCGGACGCAGCGCTCGATACCGCCTGTATCGAGGAGTTGAAGCCGGAATTTGCGCTGCCGTAGAGGTATCTCCTCGATATTCCGGGGCGCAGACCAGCCCCGGCGCATACAACCCGGACCCAACTGGCTGGCCATCGCCAACATCTTCTATCCGACCCAGGACACAGCCCTCTCCCTGACTATCTCGGTCATCGACACCACCAGCGCGCGCCTGCCGGCAGACCTGGCCGGCAAGCCCTTCGATGACCCGGAAGTCATCCAGCGCTTCAACGGGCTGCTGGATTTTGTAGCTACCCAGACGCCTGACCTGACATTGGCCACCCTCTCCATCGGCAATGAAGTGGACGGCTACCTGAACGGCAAGCAGTGGGCGCAATACCAGGAATTCTTCCGGGCCACATCGGCCCACGCCCGCCAACTCTGGCCCGATGTCCCCGTGGGCGCCAAAGCCATG
This genomic window from Chloroflexota bacterium contains:
- a CDS encoding alpha/beta hydrolase, translating into MKTTIISFAVLVLLLALAACDAQVPTPAPEPTTEISEAGEGSAPSSEDLYAVTQSPCDVPPGGDEIEGETIICGTVSVPENYDDPDGNRIPLSYALLKASGDSPAPDPVIFLHGGPGSGELLTLATFVEDFATVRQDRDVLVFDQRGAGFSNAPLDCAMDLIEREEEIADAVAQASPEDADKLRQAKILEICAQAAQERGVDLSQYNTINNARDVQSVVTALGYEDFNLYGHSYGTKLALETMRQQPAGLRSVVVDSVAPPDIELYARSREPALEAAQALFAACAAGDACNAAYPDLEARFNLLMAQLEQAPIVVNEEQSITPAEVIALFNLRNSRYNGPGISAHLPRMIAELEQGVTDTYDGLMDGSLLPPSPFDDEEFVLDEEESPPELTLAETFNFAANSTESLQADPEAKRVYFALPQQPATQAILLDFIDQYIPAADSAALLETAQAMSNDDVAELYTLIRKFAAYQPNPVMATIIVPLHLFVCNESIPFNTMEGAKAYIESAPIPAMTQGALANAANSIELCDGMPTGTVDDSFHDPVASDVPTLVMVGLNDTQTAASWGSVALETLSNGTLATFPESGHGVYQFSQCAREMGAAFFNQPDAALDTACIEELKPEFALP